The Metabacillus schmidteae genome has a segment encoding these proteins:
- a CDS encoding thiamine phosphate synthase, with product MEFHVITDGKQTIAELIKRLSIIHNEVDYIHIREKTKSASDIMLLVSELVAKGVQKEKLVINDRMDVAILQNIPNLHLPSHSFSIQEVKKYRPAFRIGRSIHSLEEAIQCEKEGADYLLYGHIFETTCKVDLLPRGVEQLKIICENVKVPVIAIGGITPVTIDQLKGTNVYGVAVMSYIMQNKDPKQALIKLKEKSNRGEIQ from the coding sequence ATGGAATTTCATGTCATAACAGACGGAAAGCAAACCATCGCTGAACTGATAAAGCGATTGTCTATTATTCACAATGAAGTAGACTATATCCATATACGTGAAAAAACAAAATCAGCTTCAGACATAATGTTGCTTGTATCTGAATTAGTGGCAAAAGGTGTACAAAAGGAAAAGCTCGTCATAAATGATCGAATGGATGTTGCTATATTACAAAACATACCTAATCTCCATTTACCAAGCCATAGTTTTTCGATTCAGGAAGTAAAAAAATACAGGCCCGCATTTAGAATCGGACGATCTATTCATTCATTAGAAGAAGCGATTCAATGTGAAAAAGAGGGCGCAGATTATCTATTATATGGACATATTTTCGAGACAACGTGTAAGGTTGACCTTTTACCAAGAGGTGTTGAGCAGTTAAAGATAATCTGTGAAAACGTCAAGGTCCCGGTTATAGCAATAGGGGGAATTACTCCAGTGACAATTGATCAGCTAAAAGGAACAAATGTTTATGGAGTAGCGGTTATGTCTTATATCATGCAGAACAAAGACCCAAAGCAGGCGTTAATAAAATTAAAAGAAAAGAGTAATAGAGGAGAGATACAATGA
- the thiO gene encoding glycine oxidase ThiO: MSKHYDVGIVGGGIIGQSIAYQLAKEGVSVLVLERDKGGSGATSAAAGMLGANSELEQNDAFFQFAKESQRQYHHLQDELLDLSQIHIQLVDKGMYKVAKTLEEVMSLKQAVHHHESLEWHTKETVLINEPYVSNEIEGALHIPEDGHVSPIHVCKAFTKSASLLGATFIENAPVHSIQKTSVNDYVLCTPQGDFTCNKVVVANGVWSGYFFKQLGLPNGMKPVKGECLAVKSNTLHLEKTIFYDHCYIVPKGDGRFVIGATMVEDDWSTTPSLGGIQALIEKITPLMPSISSAQLVSTWAGLRPQSEDGKPYIGLHPEDDNILFATGHYRNGILLAPQTGTMIRDFILKRKIDENYVRAFSITRNLTQSVR; the protein is encoded by the coding sequence ATGAGCAAACACTATGATGTAGGAATTGTTGGTGGCGGAATCATTGGTCAATCGATTGCCTACCAATTAGCAAAAGAAGGTGTCTCTGTCCTTGTATTGGAACGTGATAAAGGAGGATCTGGCGCGACAAGTGCGGCAGCGGGAATGCTTGGGGCTAATTCTGAACTCGAACAGAATGATGCGTTTTTCCAATTTGCAAAGGAAAGTCAACGACAATACCATCATTTACAAGACGAACTTTTAGATTTATCACAGATTCATATTCAACTAGTTGATAAAGGCATGTATAAAGTTGCTAAAACGTTAGAAGAAGTAATGTCATTAAAACAAGCCGTTCATCACCATGAGTCACTTGAATGGCACACAAAAGAAACAGTTTTAATAAATGAACCTTATGTATCAAATGAAATTGAAGGAGCACTACATATTCCAGAGGATGGGCATGTTTCACCAATCCATGTTTGTAAGGCATTTACAAAATCAGCTAGTTTACTAGGTGCAACATTTATCGAGAATGCTCCTGTTCATTCCATCCAAAAAACATCAGTAAATGATTATGTTCTTTGCACACCACAAGGAGATTTTACTTGTAATAAAGTGGTCGTAGCGAATGGTGTTTGGAGCGGCTATTTCTTTAAACAGTTGGGATTACCAAATGGTATGAAACCAGTAAAAGGTGAATGCTTGGCAGTGAAAAGTAATACACTGCATTTGGAAAAGACGATTTTTTATGATCATTGCTATATTGTTCCTAAAGGTGATGGAAGGTTTGTTATTGGTGCAACAATGGTGGAGGATGATTGGAGTACAACACCTTCTTTAGGTGGGATTCAAGCTTTAATTGAGAAGATCACCCCGTTAATGCCAAGTATATCTTCAGCACAGCTAGTAAGTACCTGGGCTGGATTAAGACCACAGTCAGAAGATGGAAAACCATATATTGGCCTGCATCCTGAAGATGATAACATCCTGTTCGCAACAGGACATTACCGAAATGGGATTCTGCTTGCCCCTCAAACAGGGACAATGATTAGAGACTTTATTTTAAAGAGAAAGATAGATGAAAATTATGTCAGGGCTTTCTCCATAACAAGAAATTTAACACAATCTGTGAGGTGA
- the thiS gene encoding sulfur carrier protein ThiS, protein MSIKLNGEFVNLKEDVKTVQQLLAFYELENRLVIVEHNREIILKDQYDSTTIQHGDEIELVHFVGGG, encoded by the coding sequence ATGAGTATAAAACTAAATGGAGAATTCGTTAATTTAAAGGAAGATGTTAAGACAGTTCAGCAGTTATTAGCTTTTTACGAGTTAGAAAATCGTTTAGTCATCGTGGAACATAATCGCGAAATTATCTTAAAAGATCAATATGATTCAACAACCATTCAGCATGGTGATGAAATTGAATTAGTTCATTTTGTAGGAGGAGGATGA
- a CDS encoding thiazole synthase translates to MLKIADKVFQSRLLLGTGKYPSFDIQKEAVAQSEAEILTFAVRRMNIFEESQPNFLEQLDVSKYTLLPNTAGAKTAEEAVRIAKLAKASGLCDMIKVEVIGCDRSLLPDPVETLKASEMLLEEGFIVLPYTSDDVVLARRLEELGVHAIMPGASPIGSGQGLLNPLNLSFIIEQSKVPVIIDAGIGSPADAALAMELGADGVLLNTAVSAAKDPVKMAVAMKLAIEAGRLGYEAGRIAKKDYAIASSPTEGMITT, encoded by the coding sequence ATGTTAAAAATTGCAGATAAAGTATTTCAATCAAGATTATTATTAGGGACAGGAAAATATCCATCATTCGATATCCAAAAGGAGGCAGTCGCTCAGTCAGAAGCAGAGATTTTAACATTTGCCGTTCGTCGAATGAATATTTTTGAAGAATCACAGCCTAATTTTCTGGAGCAGTTAGATGTATCAAAATATACACTATTACCAAATACGGCAGGAGCAAAAACAGCTGAGGAAGCTGTGAGAATTGCGAAGCTTGCAAAAGCATCAGGACTATGTGACATGATTAAAGTAGAAGTGATCGGTTGTGACCGTTCATTACTTCCCGATCCTGTTGAGACATTAAAGGCTAGTGAAATGCTGCTTGAGGAAGGATTTATTGTTTTACCTTATACGTCAGATGATGTTGTGCTGGCAAGAAGATTAGAAGAATTAGGTGTTCATGCTATTATGCCTGGTGCTTCACCAATAGGTTCTGGTCAGGGATTATTAAATCCTCTTAATCTATCATTTATTATTGAGCAATCAAAGGTTCCTGTTATCATTGATGCCGGAATTGGCTCTCCTGCAGATGCTGCATTGGCAATGGAACTCGGTGCAGATGGAGTCCTTTTAAATACAGCTGTTTCTGCTGCAAAAGATCCTGTGAAAATGGCTGTTGCAATGAAGCTGGCTATTGAAGCTGGCAGATTAGGGTATGAAGCTGGTAGAATAGCTAAAAAAGACTATGCTATCGCAAGTAGTCCAACAGAAGGAATGATTACGACTTAA
- a CDS encoding thiazole biosynthesis adenylyltransferase ThiF, which produces MERYSRQILFSPIGEKGQEQIRKKHILVVGAGALGTANAEMIARAGIGKLTIVDRDYVEWSNLQRQQLYIEDDAQKRIPKAVAAKLHLKKINSEVEVHSFVEDVTSANIEEFAEHVDLIIDATDNFETRLLINDVALKHEIPWIYGGVVGSYGLSFTIIPHETPCLHCLLKHIPFDGMTCDTVGVISPIVSMVASHQTTEALKLLVGDEENRRGKLVSFDLWKNQYSSINMDRLKNNACPTCGTNPVYPYLTAEMETKAAVLCGRDTVQIRPSETKQFSFEQVGQRVKPLADAFLENPFLMSFTFGEHRIVLFKDGRALIHGTKDIAEAKKIYHRYVG; this is translated from the coding sequence ATGGAACGCTATTCTAGACAAATATTATTCTCTCCGATCGGAGAAAAAGGTCAGGAGCAAATACGAAAGAAACATATTTTAGTTGTTGGTGCAGGTGCATTAGGTACTGCAAACGCGGAGATGATAGCTCGGGCCGGGATTGGCAAACTAACAATTGTTGATCGTGATTATGTAGAATGGAGCAATTTGCAGCGTCAACAGCTTTATATAGAGGATGATGCACAGAAACGCATTCCTAAAGCTGTTGCGGCAAAGCTTCATCTTAAAAAAATAAATTCAGAAGTGGAAGTACATTCATTTGTTGAGGATGTAACATCTGCCAATATTGAAGAATTTGCTGAGCATGTGGATTTAATCATAGATGCCACTGATAATTTTGAAACAAGATTATTGATTAATGACGTTGCATTAAAACATGAAATTCCATGGATTTATGGTGGTGTTGTTGGAAGTTATGGTTTATCTTTTACGATTATTCCACATGAAACACCTTGTTTGCACTGTTTATTAAAACATATTCCATTTGATGGGATGACATGTGATACTGTCGGAGTTATTTCTCCAATTGTCAGCATGGTTGCTTCCCACCAAACAACAGAAGCGTTAAAGCTTCTTGTGGGAGATGAAGAAAATAGACGTGGAAAGCTTGTATCCTTTGATTTATGGAAAAACCAATATTCGTCAATCAACATGGATCGTTTAAAAAATAATGCGTGCCCGACATGCGGAACAAATCCGGTATATCCTTACCTTACAGCTGAAATGGAAACAAAGGCTGCGGTTCTTTGTGGAAGAGATACTGTGCAAATTAGACCAAGTGAAACAAAGCAATTTTCATTTGAACAAGTTGGTCAACGTGTGAAGCCTCTTGCAGATGCATTTTTAGAAAATCCATTCTTAATGTCATTTACATTTGGTGAGCATAGAATCGTCTTGTTTAAAGATGGCCGCGCCTTAATTCATGGTACAAAGGATATAGCTGAAGCGAAGAAGATTTACCACCGCTATGTTGGATAG
- the thiD gene encoding bifunctional hydroxymethylpyrimidine kinase/phosphomethylpyrimidine kinase — MTVSRALTIAGSDSGGGAGIQADLKTFQELGVFGMSAITAVTAQNTLGVQGVYPLSLDALKAQIDSVAIDLEPGALKTGMLFNADMIQLVSERIQYYGWKNVVVDPVMIAKGGQSLLEKEAVSALLTALVPLAKVITPNIPEAEVLTGMSIQTLEHKKEAAKKLFDLGAKFVMIKGGHDFTGEVVIDLLYDGTSFESFEGIRRETRHTHGTGCTFAAAITAELSKGKTVPQAVETAKKFIQAAIDDQLGIGGGHGPTNHWAYRKNNLIFSSK; from the coding sequence ATGACAGTGTCTCGAGCGCTTACAATTGCCGGATCTGATTCTGGAGGAGGAGCAGGAATTCAGGCAGATCTAAAAACCTTTCAGGAGCTTGGTGTATTTGGTATGTCAGCGATTACGGCTGTGACAGCCCAAAATACATTAGGAGTTCAAGGTGTATATCCGCTCAGCTTAGATGCGTTAAAAGCCCAGATTGATTCTGTTGCTATTGATTTGGAGCCGGGCGCTTTAAAAACAGGAATGCTTTTTAATGCAGATATGATTCAGTTAGTTTCAGAGCGCATTCAGTATTATGGTTGGAAGAATGTTGTGGTCGATCCGGTTATGATCGCAAAAGGTGGACAGTCACTTTTGGAAAAGGAAGCGGTTAGTGCTCTGTTGACAGCTTTAGTACCTTTGGCAAAAGTGATTACACCGAATATCCCTGAAGCAGAAGTTCTAACAGGAATGAGCATTCAAACACTTGAGCATAAAAAAGAAGCTGCTAAAAAGCTTTTCGATCTTGGCGCTAAATTTGTCATGATCAAGGGTGGCCATGATTTTACAGGAGAAGTCGTGATTGATCTTTTATATGATGGAACCAGCTTTGAATCATTTGAAGGTATACGAAGAGAGACACGGCATACTCATGGGACCGGATGTACATTTGCAGCAGCGATTACAGCGGAATTAAGCAAAGGAAAAACGGTGCCCCAAGCAGTAGAAACTGCCAAGAAATTTATACAGGCAGCAATCGATGACCAACTGGGAATTGGTGGAGGTCATGGTCCGACAAACCATTGGGCATATCGAAAAAACAATCTTATATTTAGTTCAAAATAA
- the thiE gene encoding thiamine phosphate synthase, giving the protein MVNVSKSLKLYFVMGSANCRMFDPEKTLAEAIKGGITLFQFREKGNKALKGNDCLYLGQKLRHLCEKNKIPFIVNDDIEMALELHADGVHIGQDDGDPYLTRKQIGQNMWLGISTHSVEEAQQAVKDGADYIGVGPMFPTNTKKDAHQVVGPDLIKKIRSSGLDHIPIVGIGGITLDRAKLVYQAGANGVAVISAISGADSPKHAAAAFYSLK; this is encoded by the coding sequence ATCGTGAATGTGTCTAAATCATTAAAACTATATTTTGTCATGGGATCGGCAAATTGTCGTATGTTTGATCCGGAAAAGACACTGGCTGAAGCAATTAAAGGAGGAATTACATTATTTCAATTTAGGGAAAAAGGAAATAAGGCTTTAAAAGGAAATGACTGTTTGTATTTAGGACAAAAATTAAGACACCTATGTGAGAAGAATAAGATTCCGTTTATTGTCAATGATGATATTGAGATGGCCCTTGAACTTCATGCAGACGGGGTACATATTGGCCAAGACGATGGTGATCCATATTTAACAAGGAAACAAATTGGCCAGAATATGTGGCTGGGAATATCTACACATTCTGTAGAAGAAGCACAACAGGCAGTTAAAGACGGAGCAGACTATATTGGTGTAGGGCCGATGTTTCCCACCAACACTAAAAAGGATGCACATCAAGTGGTGGGCCCAGATTTAATTAAAAAAATTAGAAGTTCAGGCTTGGATCATATTCCAATTGTCGGGATAGGGGGAATTACCCTTGATCGTGCAAAACTTGTTTATCAGGCAGGAGCAAATGGTGTTGCTGTTATAAGTGCAATTAGTGGAGCTGATTCACCGAAACATGCTGCAGCAGCTTTTTATTCCTTAAAATGA
- the fabI gene encoding enoyl-ACP reductase FabI, which yields MNLSLKGRNIVVMGVANKRSIAWGIARSLHNAGARLIFTYAGERLEKSVRDLAETLEGNDSLVLPCDITSDEEIKTCFGAIKEQVGVIHGIAHCIAFANKEELQGEYLNTTRDGFLLSQNISSYSLTAVAKEARGLLSDGGSIVTLTYLGGERVLPNYNVMGVAKASLEASVRYLASDLGKDGIRVNSISAGPIRTLSAKGISDFNSILKDIEERSPLRRTTTPEEVGDTALFLFSDLSRGMTGENLHVDSGYHILA from the coding sequence ATGAACTTATCATTAAAAGGACGTAATATTGTCGTAATGGGAGTAGCCAATAAACGCAGTATTGCTTGGGGAATTGCGCGTTCTTTACATAATGCCGGAGCACGATTGATTTTTACATACGCTGGTGAGCGTCTTGAGAAATCTGTTCGTGATTTAGCTGAAACATTAGAAGGTAATGATTCACTTGTACTACCTTGTGATATCACAAGTGATGAAGAAATTAAAACTTGTTTTGGAGCAATTAAGGAACAAGTTGGTGTCATTCACGGAATTGCACATTGTATCGCATTTGCGAATAAAGAAGAGCTTCAAGGTGAATATTTAAACACAACTCGTGACGGATTCCTGCTTTCACAAAACATTAGCTCTTATTCTTTAACAGCTGTTGCTAAGGAAGCGAGAGGTCTTTTATCAGACGGCGGCAGCATTGTGACGTTAACATATCTTGGTGGAGAAAGAGTATTGCCTAACTACAACGTAATGGGTGTAGCAAAGGCTTCTTTAGAAGCTAGTGTAAGATACTTAGCAAGTGACCTTGGAAAAGATGGTATTCGTGTGAACTCGATTTCCGCTGGTCCAATTCGTACTCTTTCTGCGAAAGGTATTAGTGACTTTAACTCAATCTTAAAAGATATTGAAGAACGTTCTCCTCTTCGCCGTACAACAACTCCGGAAGAAGTTGGAGATACTGCATTATTCCTATTCAGTGATTTATCACGTGGAATGACTGGAGAAAATCTCCATGTTGACTCAGGATACCATATTTTAGCTTAA
- a CDS encoding EAL domain-containing protein, which translates to MNNARHYFPGKETELKIELERILHDKLLSIHFQPIVHYHSNTIFGFEALSRGPINSPFYRPDSLFPYAEKEGLLYSLEKIAREKTFEASKGNLHNQKLFINLNACVIYDRQFNPGHTISLLKQYEIEPQNVVFEITERNAINDFEAFRNALNHYREQGFQIAVDDAGAGYSSLQSISELMPDYIKVDRSLIRGIDFNEVKSNILEAFVTFAKKMNSKIIAEGIETEAELKRVMSLGIEFGQGFFIAKPGSTFPAINEYARECIEVANPNRKRKSVIVDVADEIVLVQNGTILKRQPAKKLLSGNNITEDNFSILQTEKAT; encoded by the coding sequence ATGAACAATGCACGTCATTATTTTCCGGGCAAAGAGACAGAATTAAAAATAGAATTGGAACGAATTCTTCACGATAAGCTTCTAAGCATCCACTTCCAACCAATTGTCCATTATCATAGCAACACAATCTTTGGATTTGAAGCATTATCTCGCGGACCCATTAACAGTCCATTTTATCGCCCCGATTCTTTATTCCCCTATGCAGAAAAGGAAGGTCTGTTATATTCACTTGAAAAAATAGCAAGAGAAAAAACATTTGAAGCAAGTAAGGGCAATCTACATAACCAAAAACTTTTCATTAATTTAAATGCTTGCGTCATTTATGACAGACAATTCAATCCCGGTCATACAATTTCATTGCTAAAACAATATGAAATTGAGCCGCAAAATGTTGTATTTGAAATAACGGAAAGAAATGCAATCAATGACTTTGAGGCATTTAGAAATGCGCTCAATCATTATCGGGAGCAAGGCTTTCAAATTGCTGTAGATGATGCAGGTGCCGGATATTCTTCCTTGCAATCCATTTCAGAATTAATGCCGGATTACATTAAAGTGGATCGCTCTTTAATTCGCGGGATTGACTTTAATGAAGTAAAATCAAATATATTAGAAGCTTTTGTTACGTTTGCCAAGAAAATGAACAGTAAGATTATTGCTGAAGGAATTGAAACAGAGGCTGAGTTAAAAAGAGTGATGAGTTTAGGGATTGAGTTCGGACAGGGCTTTTTTATTGCAAAACCGGGATCCACCTTCCCTGCTATAAATGAGTATGCAAGAGAATGTATAGAAGTAGCCAATCCAAATAGAAAAAGAAAATCGGTCATTGTTGATGTCGCAGATGAAATTGTTCTCGTCCAAAATGGAACCATATTAAAACGCCAACCAGCTAAAAAGCTGTTGTCCGGGAACAACATTACTGAAGACAATTTTTCCATACTCCAAACAGAAAAAGCGACTTAA
- a CDS encoding CotO family spore coat protein encodes MANKQSYKMKPLMYIVQPDSDGVHVNMQSYVVKKAKRKVAESPKQAENIVETEIEEVVDAKSQPAVRSAVDVSTVVEIQEEEQVELKVEEEPTVKQYRKQRKPITQMNIQEKIEFFKHLPKNMPRTLCQIKTVEETYRGVIMTEENEIVTIRSLTHSKPLDIPLNQIKEINLLGF; translated from the coding sequence ATGGCTAATAAGCAAAGTTACAAAATGAAACCCCTTATGTATATTGTTCAACCTGATTCAGATGGTGTTCATGTAAATATGCAATCGTATGTTGTGAAAAAAGCAAAAAGAAAAGTAGCGGAAAGCCCAAAGCAGGCAGAAAATATTGTGGAAACAGAAATTGAAGAAGTAGTAGATGCTAAATCCCAACCAGCTGTCAGGTCAGCTGTTGATGTAAGTACAGTTGTTGAGATTCAGGAAGAAGAGCAGGTGGAGCTAAAGGTAGAGGAAGAACCTACAGTTAAGCAATATCGAAAACAAAGAAAACCAATTACACAAATGAATATTCAAGAAAAAATTGAGTTTTTTAAACATTTGCCAAAGAATATGCCTAGAACACTATGTCAAATAAAAACAGTTGAAGAAACGTATCGCGGTGTCATTATGACAGAAGAAAATGAGATTGTAACAATCCGTTCGTTAACACATTCCAAGCCGTTAGACATACCGTTAAACCAAATTAAAGAAATTAATTTGTTAGGTTTTTAA
- a CDS encoding CotY/CotZ family spore coat protein, whose protein sequence is MGHKNAFNCVCDAVENILKQQEAAEDVKCSSCYSNLLNPVKTLGDTIPFILLNEKGEPFKAFGHVGGECFETNFFRVEHIHHCCATLRLLLPLDCHVHAAHKICDVTKLVKTRNCVEVDLSCFCAIQCLSPRLLVD, encoded by the coding sequence ATGGGACATAAAAATGCCTTTAACTGTGTATGTGATGCGGTAGAAAACATACTGAAGCAACAGGAAGCTGCCGAGGATGTAAAATGTTCAAGCTGTTATTCAAACCTTCTTAATCCTGTCAAAACACTTGGGGATACGATACCCTTTATCTTGTTAAATGAAAAGGGCGAGCCTTTTAAAGCATTTGGTCATGTTGGCGGAGAATGCTTTGAAACAAACTTTTTCAGAGTCGAACATATTCACCATTGCTGTGCAACACTTAGACTCCTACTTCCACTCGATTGCCACGTGCATGCAGCTCATAAAATTTGTGACGTAACAAAACTAGTAAAAACAAGAAATTGTGTTGAGGTTGACTTAAGCTGTTTCTGTGCGATCCAATGCTTATCTCCTCGTCTACTTGTTGATTAA
- a CDS encoding CotY/CotZ family spore coat protein, with amino-acid sequence MGCKDKRDRDNNCVCEAVEQILAEQEAVEEITCPTSCFSNLLGPVAGPQRDTIPFILYGKKGELFKAFGNVGGFTGDMACFQTIFFRVEAVEDCCATLSLLRPVDVDGNTLSVCNPCDEDFFGLEKTDFCIEVDLDCFCAIQCLSPELVDRVADERKKHHRK; translated from the coding sequence ATGGGTTGCAAAGATAAAAGAGATAGAGACAATAATTGCGTATGCGAAGCTGTTGAACAAATTTTAGCTGAACAAGAAGCAGTAGAAGAAATTACATGCCCAACTAGCTGCTTCAGTAATTTATTAGGCCCTGTGGCTGGTCCGCAAAGAGACACAATTCCTTTCATCCTTTACGGAAAAAAAGGTGAACTCTTCAAAGCATTCGGTAATGTTGGTGGATTCACTGGAGACATGGCTTGCTTCCAAACAATCTTCTTCCGTGTAGAAGCTGTTGAAGATTGCTGTGCAACATTATCATTATTACGTCCTGTAGACGTTGATGGTAATACGCTAAGCGTATGTAATCCTTGTGACGAAGATTTCTTCGGTCTAGAAAAAACTGACTTCTGTATCGAAGTAGACTTAGATTGCTTCTGTGCTATCCAATGCTTATCACCAGAATTAGTGGACCGCGTTGCAGACGAAAGAAAAAAACACCACCGCAAATAA
- a CDS encoding spore coat protein has product MQAKPYEWVALDRNSCHPTHCDCHHHNNNNNEVAGANVGNFFGDDAQVSQVANQVSETEQFSSETIIVKDSCDIDIKSTDTQVAVSLQVALQVAIALVINLTIADSARAEQVTQQLLQEADMKQVNKQKLVIENSKDVKVTTTDTDVAISLQVLLQILIALVVNIDIF; this is encoded by the coding sequence ATGCAAGCAAAACCATATGAGTGGGTAGCATTAGACAGAAATTCTTGTCATCCAACACACTGTGATTGTCATCATCACAACAACAACAACAACGAGGTGGCTGGAGCAAACGTTGGCAACTTCTTTGGTGACGATGCTCAAGTATCACAAGTAGCTAATCAAGTTAGTGAAACAGAGCAATTTTCTTCTGAAACAATCATCGTAAAAGATTCTTGTGACATTGATATCAAATCAACTGATACTCAAGTAGCTGTTTCCCTTCAAGTAGCACTTCAAGTGGCAATTGCACTTGTAATCAACTTGACAATCGCTGACAGCGCTCGCGCAGAACAAGTAACTCAACAATTATTACAAGAAGCTGACATGAAACAAGTTAACAAACAAAAACTAGTCATTGAAAATTCTAAAGATGTAAAAGTAACAACTACTGACACTGACGTTGCAATCTCACTTCAAGTACTTCTTCAAATCTTAATCGCATTAGTAGTCAACATCGACATTTTCTAA
- a CDS encoding spore coat protein — protein sequence MSTRWSALDDCKCKHEKSNTTQDAVQTNETVQVSEEFIHIKDSCNIDIKSTDTQVAVSLQAAIQVAIALVINLTIADSARAEQVTQDLLQNSVIRQANKQKVIIENSRDVKITTTDTDVAISLQVLIQILLALLVSIDIL from the coding sequence ATGTCAACTAGATGGTCTGCGCTAGATGATTGCAAATGTAAACATGAGAAATCAAACACAACACAAGATGCTGTACAAACAAATGAAACAGTTCAAGTTTCAGAAGAATTTATCCACATTAAAGATTCTTGCAACATTGATATTAAATCAACAGACACACAAGTTGCTGTTTCATTACAAGCAGCAATTCAAGTAGCGATTGCATTAGTAATTAACCTAACAATTGCTGACAGTGCTCGTGCTGAACAAGTAACTCAGGATTTGTTACAAAACTCTGTCATTAGGCAAGCAAATAAACAAAAAGTCATTATCGAGAACTCCCGTGACGTTAAAATTACGACAACTGATACAGATGTAGCCATTTCTCTCCAGGTTCTAATTCAAATTTTACTAGCATTGTTAGTATCAATTGATATCCTATAA